A portion of the Cryptomeria japonica chromosome 5, Sugi_1.0, whole genome shotgun sequence genome contains these proteins:
- the LOC131875995 gene encoding uncharacterized protein LOC131875995: protein MVWSPPTTHGFKLNFDGAARGGVAASGGIIKTHMGALIAAYVDNLNGHSSNQAESMALSWGTHFSLTMGIGSMNIEGDSKLIIDVVKGRNRLNWTIEGTIRDTLRIIFGLNSFKFMHVFREGNGVADAPASLGLNISSIRCWRSQNSLSDNINFLLHGEKSKISIDD from the coding sequence ATGGTTTGGTCCCCTCCTACCACCCATGGctttaaactcaactttgatggggctgccaGAGGGGGTGTGGCTGCTAGTGGAGGGATCATCAAAACTCACATGGGGGCCCTTATTGCTGCTTATGTGGATAACTTGAATGGGCACTCCTCTAATCAGGCTGAATCAATGGCCTTATCTTGGGGGACTCATTTTTCCCTCACTATGGGAATCGGGTCAATGAATATTGAGGGTGATTCCAAGCTCATCATAGATGTTGTCAAAGGGAGGAATAGGCTTAACTGGaccattgagggaaccatcagggacaccctAAGGATCATTTTTGGGCTCAACTCATTCAAATTCATGCATGTCTTCAGAGAGGGTAATGGAGTGGCTGATGCTCCGGCTTCCCTTGGGCTAAATATTTCTAGTATAAGATGTTGGAGGAGCCAGAATTCCCTCTCGGACAATATCAACTTCCTTCTTCATGGAGAGAAATCTAAAATATCTATCGATGATTGA